The following coding sequences are from one Candidatus Borkfalkia ceftriaxoniphila window:
- a CDS encoding ABC transporter permease subunit, producing MKIRTKRFGIVTAVSVAVVIMLIMTIVSAVNLNDRSAMTLTAHGFTPTVIETTADKQIVGTRDGRVICKTYEDETLWEYRLESEGALRDIVADGGELLCVTAETKEFFVLDEEGAFLGKVGLSYEPVAIAADAEHAVIYTKLKTKNQMVVFSRSGNSTDLGSAKKSANDLPEFSNIEMTDSGMVFALGVDATPYRFDTENVSASPEEIFTVTNEELIYMIASGENYLAVTKDGKFVEYDGAGKVLSRVGGGERFVSVSSDGGRIVALSNRNDISYFDGNRVYKVDTGIQVSKIMVAEQGVFLIDKSDNISAYDFSRIVANHTFKILLPVFGALSAAGVVAELIAVLLAFPATRYKTENFFRRLGKALWTYKKTYLYLCIPFGLLAIFGFFPVVWGFILAFTKYVPGVKTEFVFFENFLSVFRNAAFFASAGNMLVFLVTDLIKALIPCFILAEFMFILRMQKLGYVARVLTVLPGILPGVALIYIWTSGIYGSNGLINMFLQSLGFSQFDFNWLGNEETARNALIFYGFPFLGSYILLFSALRGIPDSLIEAAKLDGCNKVRRMFVIDVPLLTPQLKYIFVTTFIASIQDFGRSYLTTGGEYGTMIPALEIYYQINKYFDYGVAAAMSLLLFVLIFIVTLANMRIKTESIY from the coding sequence ATGAAAATTCGGACCAAACGGTTCGGCATAGTAACGGCGGTATCGGTTGCCGTCGTTATTATGCTGATTATGACAATTGTATCCGCCGTCAACTTGAACGACCGTTCGGCCATGACGTTGACAGCGCACGGCTTCACGCCGACGGTGATCGAAACGACGGCGGATAAACAGATCGTCGGTACCCGCGACGGCCGCGTCATCTGTAAAACCTACGAAGATGAAACGCTGTGGGAATACCGCCTGGAATCGGAGGGCGCCCTGCGCGACATCGTGGCGGACGGCGGCGAATTATTGTGTGTGACGGCGGAAACGAAAGAGTTTTTTGTCTTGGACGAAGAGGGTGCTTTTCTCGGAAAAGTCGGCCTTTCCTACGAGCCTGTCGCCATTGCCGCCGATGCGGAACACGCCGTGATCTATACCAAACTGAAGACGAAAAACCAAATGGTCGTATTTTCGCGCAGCGGGAACTCGACCGATTTAGGCAGCGCAAAAAAGAGCGCGAACGATCTGCCGGAATTTTCCAATATAGAAATGACGGATTCGGGCATGGTTTTCGCGCTCGGCGTCGACGCGACGCCTTATCGTTTCGATACCGAAAACGTGTCCGCTTCCCCCGAAGAGATCTTTACCGTTACGAACGAAGAATTGATCTATATGATCGCCTCGGGCGAAAATTATCTCGCCGTTACCAAGGACGGAAAATTCGTGGAATACGACGGAGCGGGAAAGGTTTTATCCCGTGTCGGCGGCGGAGAGCGGTTCGTTTCCGTATCGTCGGACGGCGGACGGATCGTCGCGCTGTCCAACCGCAACGATATTTCCTATTTCGACGGAAACCGCGTTTACAAGGTCGATACGGGCATTCAAGTCTCCAAGATCATGGTCGCGGAACAGGGCGTGTTTCTGATCGACAAATCGGACAATATTTCCGCCTACGATTTCAGCCGTATCGTCGCCAACCATACCTTTAAAATTTTGCTTCCCGTATTCGGCGCGCTTTCGGCGGCGGGTGTCGTGGCGGAACTGATCGCGGTGCTGCTCGCGTTTCCCGCGACCCGCTATAAGACCGAGAATTTTTTCCGCCGTTTGGGCAAAGCGCTGTGGACGTACAAAAAGACCTATCTCTATTTGTGTATCCCCTTCGGTTTGCTGGCGATATTCGGGTTCTTTCCCGTCGTATGGGGCTTTATCCTGGCTTTTACCAAATACGTGCCGGGCGTAAAGACCGAATTCGTGTTTTTCGAAAATTTTCTGTCCGTGTTCCGCAACGCCGCGTTTTTCGCGAGCGCGGGCAATATGCTCGTATTTTTGGTGACGGACCTGATAAAGGCGCTGATCCCTTGCTTTATCCTGGCGGAATTCATGTTTATCCTGCGCATGCAAAAACTCGGTTACGTTGCGCGGGTGCTCACCGTTCTGCCCGGGATTTTGCCCGGCGTGGCGCTCATTTACATATGGACGAGCGGCATTTACGGTTCCAACGGACTGATCAATATGTTTTTGCAGAGCCTGGGCTTTTCTCAGTTTGATTTTAACTGGCTGGGAAACGAGGAAACTGCGCGGAACGCGTTGATTTTTTACGGATTCCCGTTTTTAGGTTCCTATATTCTGCTGTTCAGCGCCTTGCGGGGTATCCCCGATTCACTGATCGAAGCGGCGAAACTGGACGGCTGCAATAAAGTGCGGCGTATGTTCGTGATAGACGTACCGCTTTTGACGCCGCAACTCAAATATATTTTCGTAACGACCTTTATCGCCTCGATCCAGGATTTCGGGCGCAGTTATTTGACCACCGGCGGTGAATACGGAACGATGATCCCCGCGTTGGAAATTTATTATCAGATCAACAAATATTTCGATTACGGCGTCGCCGCGGCTATGAGTTTATTGCTGTTCGTGCTCATATTTATCGTCACGCTTGCCAATATGCGTATCAAGACGGAATCGATCTATTGA
- a CDS encoding X2-like carbohydrate binding domain-containing protein produces MTKTKKLCALVVAALLLIVSAVCLIGFTAVRGEAVWTAKNGTTTISGNTISSGEGNVFVAEYQNTLDLANGFDLQFKVNKFSGTTGENWIKGDENSIGFALSAQPGSETAQKAYVFIFSKKADGNFALFTYYVNNFKIAADGTLSYTTNSLYYDNTTANSDFDAASAWTDGATLSLSGAELDGMPMFWLNGSMVNPFGGTIFDKNPASAAEYVKALEECYEGFAMDTSAMHLYAFSRTNQQAEFEIGIESMAEEYDAVKGGWFATDKAASEVIENGVHYSEIKGTNGMSRTRFIYGRSFDLTKENIEFTMSIPEGFKPDKNTFISVRGFGMNQLTTVKSVANRNYEGFYFSGGATLGLFDNGTREHAQAQGINAQPAPTAYANKDTVENGWLTRKIYFGDNGNGGYCYKVNGSTIVNYTAADLAPVLGDLTRVQITVMADEASATYKIKGEYKLSNFAQMPTTDSAEEVYVKDSGNDVTFTVRYPANVEFAKIEDASGRALASADYTLSEGTLTLKSTLLETLNNGVQTFKITTNVGTTLVLRVNVRSAVSLTPQTALKAKIGQFEDITVKVELVGEDAVRSIHLNGETLTDVLEGDIVTLSAEMLNRLHAGEYELTVVTENGSASVIITVEAIAQQAPVLGEGQEDEISVDLNAAEDIVVKVDLKDGADRYVLLNGRELSESEAVFAVDDSGKGTVTIPGSVVKTMAVGEGTDHLTGGSFVNIIEIATDGGTAVVYVTAELSLGDWTVSKALEQAPVLNEDGSVSMKGYTLLTKQENVDLSEGFTVSVKFGDIFDYSALTPSDFVEFVIYVKQAGVRIETHIRAYNTGDLVSTGSLVTVELFQQVFMPDGGQPVANDTPKGSVKLDKEQVWSIKLLDDTVLTMFNHKESRENGLMLSDVGNLTRFDNATIEIAFDTRASEEHVSDTTGSLIAFGAFNEERKDIPAWAKEYFLDALDAPVLKVEGNKVVWNAVEGAKQYIVYVDGEAAEIVSATEFDFTDYFSDGETHSIQVKAEGNGTTFGDSELSAAVELKLSGNGGNPGGDEPGNEEKPGEDEKKGCGSSIAVSSAISGGIVLLAAVAITLTLRKKED; encoded by the coding sequence ATGACTAAAACAAAAAAACTGTGCGCTTTGGTCGTTGCGGCGTTGTTGCTGATCGTGAGCGCAGTGTGCCTGATCGGTTTTACCGCTGTGCGCGGCGAAGCGGTCTGGACGGCAAAGAACGGAACGACTACGATCAGCGGGAATACCATCTCTTCGGGCGAGGGGAACGTATTTGTCGCGGAGTATCAGAACACCCTCGATTTGGCGAACGGCTTCGATCTTCAGTTCAAAGTCAACAAATTCAGCGGTACAACGGGCGAAAACTGGATCAAGGGAGATGAAAACAGCATAGGCTTTGCTCTCAGCGCGCAGCCCGGCAGCGAAACGGCGCAAAAGGCGTACGTGTTCATTTTCAGCAAGAAAGCGGACGGCAATTTTGCCCTGTTCACTTATTACGTAAACAATTTCAAGATCGCGGCAGACGGAACGTTGAGTTACACGACGAACAGTCTGTATTACGATAACACCACGGCGAACTCCGATTTCGATGCTGCCTCCGCATGGACGGACGGCGCGACGCTCTCTTTGAGCGGCGCGGAACTGGACGGCATGCCCATGTTCTGGCTCAACGGCTCCATGGTCAACCCGTTCGGCGGCACGATTTTCGATAAAAATCCCGCTTCGGCCGCGGAGTATGTCAAAGCGCTCGAGGAATGCTACGAGGGATTTGCGATGGATACCTCCGCCATGCACTTATACGCTTTCAGCCGTACCAATCAGCAGGCGGAATTCGAGATTGGCATCGAGTCGATGGCGGAAGAGTACGATGCCGTCAAGGGCGGCTGGTTCGCCACGGATAAGGCTGCGTCGGAAGTGATCGAAAACGGCGTGCATTATTCCGAGATCAAGGGAACGAACGGCATGTCGAGAACGAGATTTATCTACGGCCGCAGTTTCGATCTGACGAAAGAAAACATCGAATTTACGATGTCTATTCCCGAAGGCTTTAAACCCGATAAAAATACGTTTATCAGCGTGCGCGGTTTCGGCATGAATCAATTGACCACTGTAAAATCGGTGGCGAACCGCAATTACGAAGGCTTTTATTTCTCCGGCGGCGCCACGCTCGGACTGTTCGATAACGGAACCCGCGAGCACGCGCAGGCGCAGGGTATCAACGCGCAGCCGGCTCCTACGGCATATGCAAACAAGGATACGGTGGAGAACGGCTGGCTGACCCGTAAGATTTATTTCGGAGATAACGGAAACGGCGGCTATTGCTATAAGGTCAACGGCTCGACCATCGTCAATTATACGGCGGCCGACCTCGCGCCCGTTCTCGGGGATCTTACCCGCGTACAGATCACCGTGATGGCGGACGAAGCGTCTGCGACATATAAAATAAAGGGCGAATACAAACTCAGCAATTTCGCGCAGATGCCTACGACAGACAGTGCGGAGGAAGTTTACGTGAAAGATTCGGGAAATGACGTTACCTTTACCGTCCGCTATCCCGCAAACGTAGAATTCGCCAAAATCGAGGACGCCTCGGGGCGCGCGCTCGCTTCCGCCGATTACACCCTGTCGGAAGGGACGCTGACCCTGAAATCCACGCTTTTGGAAACCTTGAACAACGGTGTGCAAACCTTCAAGATCACGACGAACGTGGGCACGACGCTCGTTCTGCGCGTGAACGTACGCTCGGCGGTCAGTCTGACTCCGCAGACCGCGCTGAAAGCAAAAATCGGACAGTTCGAAGATATTACCGTCAAGGTGGAGTTGGTCGGCGAAGACGCCGTGCGCAGCATACATCTGAACGGCGAAACGCTGACAGACGTTCTGGAAGGCGATATCGTCACCCTTTCCGCCGAAATGCTCAATCGGCTGCACGCGGGCGAGTATGAACTGACCGTCGTCACCGAAAACGGGTCGGCGAGCGTCATCATAACGGTAGAAGCGATCGCGCAGCAGGCTCCCGTTCTCGGCGAAGGGCAGGAAGACGAAATAAGCGTGGATCTGAACGCGGCGGAAGATATCGTCGTGAAGGTCGATCTTAAAGACGGCGCCGATCGTTACGTGCTTTTGAACGGGCGCGAACTTTCGGAAAGCGAAGCGGTATTTGCGGTCGACGACAGCGGCAAGGGTACGGTAACGATCCCCGGATCCGTCGTAAAAACGATGGCGGTCGGAGAGGGCACCGATCATTTGACGGGCGGCAGTTTCGTCAATATTATCGAGATCGCCACGGACGGCGGCACCGCCGTCGTGTACGTGACGGCAGAACTTTCCTTAGGTGATTGGACTGTTTCCAAGGCGCTGGAGCAGGCTCCCGTGCTGAACGAAGACGGCAGCGTTTCCATGAAAGGGTATACGCTCCTCACGAAACAGGAAAACGTCGATCTGTCCGAGGGCTTTACGGTTTCCGTAAAATTCGGCGATATTTTCGACTACTCCGCGCTTACGCCTTCGGATTTCGTTGAATTCGTAATCTATGTCAAACAGGCGGGCGTGCGCATCGAAACGCATATCCGCGCGTACAATACGGGCGACCTCGTTTCCACGGGCAGCCTGGTAACGGTAGAACTGTTCCAGCAGGTGTTCATGCCCGACGGCGGTCAGCCTGTTGCGAACGATACCCCGAAGGGAAGCGTAAAACTGGATAAAGAGCAGGTTTGGTCGATCAAACTTCTGGACGATACAGTATTGACCATGTTCAATCATAAAGAGAGCCGCGAAAACGGACTTATGCTCAGCGACGTCGGCAATTTGACCCGCTTTGACAACGCGACGATCGAGATCGCTTTCGATACCCGTGCGAGCGAAGAACACGTTTCCGATACGACCGGTTCGCTGATCGCTTTCGGCGCCTTTAACGAAGAGAGAAAGGATATCCCCGCATGGGCGAAAGAGTATTTCCTCGACGCGCTGGATGCCCCCGTTCTGAAAGTCGAAGGAAATAAAGTGGTTTGGAACGCCGTGGAAGGCGCAAAGCAGTACATCGTGTACGTGGACGGCGAAGCGGCGGAGATCGTGAGCGCTACGGAATTCGACTTTACCGATTATTTCTCCGACGGGGAAACGCACAGCATTCAGGTGAAAGCGGAGGGCAACGGCACCACGTTCGGTGACAGCGAACTTTCCGCAGCAGTGGAACTCAAACTCTCCGGAAACGGAGGCAATCCCGGCGGCGATGAACCCGGAAATGAAGAAAAACCCGGCGAAGATGAGAAGAAGGGCTGCGGCTCGAGCATTGCCGTAAGTTCGGCAATTTCCGGAGGCATAGTATTGTTAGCCGCGGTTGCTATTACTTTGACATTGCGTAAAAAAGAGGATTAA
- a CDS encoding ABC transporter substrate-binding protein, producing the protein MKTVLKKIVLMVLSLMLLFGMAACGGGSGNGDDNNPGGNTSAEKSGTVTVSIPANASTQYAWEAMEYAYESLPGNEKVDVKIETNTSSEDYTTKLLQSLTAGAQNVSADIVVANEAGQYLKTCFADYMPYLAKKNPYANNQIWRDTLEQAAYATYGADDELYMLSFDTTQVFIVYSKYAFAKAGITEVPQTWNELIAACDKLSKTESPSKGETYVPMSFGGSKSSMGMPLSWLIRIYSDQYFRDFAEIAHSADGDYTYDPDVDADWELSYALEDYEGTDVEKKQGAINNDNPFAYTSNPLRALNAYYEGTEYNPKGARWQDMINNLNLLLGNPDYLNDDLSQNYATALTNMYTNRAGMCVVASDFLLAYANQMGYTMDQVLEVLGIFYAPAMTAFDKNDPEAAPAADYTRSLGGPNGFFGVVNKNKAQTDLAMDFMMFVFSKQGQEVRLNNIAENNGSINGPLLVKDVEIPESLMGPLNALHEAAGGMYYYGESDYNPYFLVSSGLKAYNGMYEPHADDDIKELYWNFFIKKEIKTAQDLGAQIYEKMDAYKKQYFELLDYRDDCLSTPSKNPSK; encoded by the coding sequence ATGAAGACTGTTTTGAAAAAAATCGTGTTGATGGTCTTATCATTGATGCTTTTATTCGGCATGGCTGCCTGCGGCGGCGGTTCCGGGAACGGCGACGATAACAATCCGGGCGGAAACACTTCCGCGGAGAAGAGCGGCACGGTCACGGTATCCATTCCCGCCAACGCATCCACGCAATATGCCTGGGAAGCGATGGAATATGCGTACGAAAGTTTGCCCGGCAACGAAAAAGTGGACGTAAAGATCGAAACGAATACCTCTTCCGAGGATTATACGACCAAACTTTTACAGTCGCTGACGGCAGGGGCGCAGAACGTTTCGGCGGATATCGTCGTTGCCAACGAGGCAGGGCAATATCTGAAGACCTGTTTTGCAGACTATATGCCGTATCTCGCCAAAAAAAATCCGTATGCGAATAATCAGATCTGGCGCGATACGCTGGAACAGGCGGCGTACGCCACCTACGGCGCCGACGACGAACTGTATATGCTCTCATTCGATACCACGCAGGTATTCATCGTGTACAGCAAATATGCGTTCGCCAAAGCCGGGATCACGGAAGTTCCGCAGACCTGGAACGAACTGATCGCGGCGTGCGACAAACTTTCCAAGACGGAATCCCCCTCCAAGGGTGAAACATACGTGCCGATGTCTTTCGGCGGCAGTAAATCCTCGATGGGTATGCCGCTGAGTTGGCTGATCCGCATTTATTCCGATCAATATTTCCGCGATTTTGCCGAAATCGCTCATTCCGCAGACGGCGATTATACCTACGATCCCGACGTCGACGCGGATTGGGAATTGAGTTATGCGCTTGAAGACTACGAGGGCACGGACGTCGAAAAGAAACAGGGAGCGATCAACAACGACAATCCATTTGCATACACTTCCAACCCGCTGCGCGCGCTGAACGCGTATTACGAAGGGACCGAATACAATCCCAAGGGCGCGCGCTGGCAGGATATGATCAATAATCTGAATCTGCTTTTGGGAAATCCCGATTATCTGAACGACGATCTGTCGCAGAACTACGCGACGGCGCTGACCAATATGTATACCAACCGCGCGGGAATGTGCGTGGTCGCCTCCGACTTTCTCCTCGCTTATGCCAACCAGATGGGATACACGATGGATCAGGTGCTGGAAGTCTTAGGCATCTTTTACGCGCCCGCGATGACCGCGTTCGACAAGAACGATCCCGAAGCGGCGCCCGCGGCCGATTATACGCGTTCGCTCGGCGGTCCCAACGGATTTTTCGGCGTCGTGAATAAAAACAAGGCGCAGACGGATCTTGCGATGGATTTCATGATGTTCGTATTTTCCAAACAGGGACAGGAAGTCCGCCTGAACAATATCGCGGAAAACAACGGTTCCATCAACGGGCCTCTGCTCGTGAAGGACGTGGAGATCCCCGAGTCGCTGATGGGCCCCCTGAACGCCCTGCACGAAGCGGCGGGCGGCATGTATTATTACGGCGAAAGCGATTATAACCCGTATTTCCTCGTATCCTCGGGATTGAAAGCATACAACGGCATGTACGAGCCGCATGCGGACGACGATATCAAGGAACTGTACTGGAATTTCTTTATCAAAAAAGAGATCAAGACCGCGCAGGACCTCGGCGCGCAGATCTATGAGAAAATGGACGCGTACAAGAAACAATATTTCGAACTTCTGGATTACCGCGACGACTGTCTGTCAACGCCTTCGAAAAATCCTTCCAAGTAA